The following coding sequences lie in one uncultured Bacteroides sp. genomic window:
- the dusB gene encoding tRNA dihydrouridine synthase DusB, translating to MKIGSIDLGERPILLAPMEDVTDIAFRLLCKQFGADMVYTEFISSDALVRFVNKTTQKLTISEEERPVAMQIYGREVEPMVEAAKIVEAAHPDILDINFGCPVKKVAGKGAGAGMLQNIPKMLEITKAVVDAVNIPVTVKTRLGWDHDSKIIVDLAEQLQDCGIAALTIHGRTRSQMYTGEADWTLIGEVKNNPRMHIPIIGNGDVTTPQQVKEYFDRYGVDAIMIGRASFGRPWIFKEVKHYLETGEELPPLTFEWRMDVLREQVKQSIERLDERRGIIHVRRHLAASPLFKGIPNFRDTRIAMLRANTQEELFTIFDRVIAEHDKAAL from the coding sequence AAATAGGCTCTATAGACTTGGGGGAACGCCCCATACTTCTGGCTCCGATGGAGGATGTTACTGATATTGCTTTCCGACTGCTGTGCAAGCAATTCGGGGCAGACATGGTGTATACTGAATTTATTTCCAGTGATGCGCTGGTTCGTTTCGTAAATAAAACAACGCAGAAACTCACTATCAGTGAAGAAGAACGGCCGGTTGCCATGCAGATTTACGGCAGAGAAGTAGAACCTATGGTGGAAGCCGCAAAAATTGTGGAAGCTGCCCACCCTGATATTCTGGATATCAACTTTGGCTGTCCGGTGAAAAAGGTTGCCGGTAAAGGCGCCGGAGCAGGAATGCTGCAAAACATCCCTAAGATGCTTGAAATAACCAAGGCAGTGGTTGATGCCGTTAATATTCCTGTTACCGTAAAAACCCGTCTGGGTTGGGATCATGACAGTAAGATTATAGTGGACCTTGCCGAGCAATTGCAGGACTGCGGTATTGCCGCACTGACCATTCACGGAAGAACACGCAGCCAGATGTATACAGGCGAAGCTGACTGGACACTTATTGGCGAGGTGAAGAACAATCCCCGCATGCATATCCCCATCATTGGTAATGGCGACGTTACCACTCCGCAACAGGTGAAAGAGTATTTTGATCGTTATGGGGTAGATGCTATTATGATTGGCCGTGCTAGTTTTGGCCGTCCATGGATATTCAAGGAAGTGAAACACTATCTGGAGACAGGAGAAGAGCTTCCTCCCCTCACCTTTGAATGGAGAATGGATGTACTACGCGAGCAGGTGAAACAAAGCATTGAAAGACTTGACGAACGCCGTGGAATTATTCACGTCCGCCGGCATTTGGCAGCTTCTCCCCTATTCAAAGGAATCCCAAACTTCAGAGATACCCGCATAGCCATGCTGAGGGCTAATACACAAGAAGAGCTGTTTACTATATTCGACCGGGTTATTGCTGAACACGACAAGGCAGCACTCTGA
- a CDS encoding phosphatase PAP2 family protein codes for MALDIFKKVETPKGLFAVEKISLIYNLLTSILILFMFPQMSHPVEMLWDRILITLTTFCLIYLYRLAPCKFSAFVRIIVQMGLLSYWYPDTFEFNRLFTNLDHLFASTEQFIFGCQPAVEFSKHLPYQWVSEPLNLGYFSYYPMIAVVGIYYFFRRFDLFEKWSFVIVTSFFIYYFIYIFVPVAGPQFYFPAIGMDNVTNGIFPAIGNYFNTHHELLSGPDYQHGFFYSLVDASQQVGERPTAAFPSSHVAISTLLMISAFRVSRKLGSFLLPFYFLLCCATVYIQAHYLIDSIVGFISAFFMYVLVTKIYKKWFAYPLFK; via the coding sequence ATGGCTTTAGATATATTTAAAAAGGTAGAAACTCCGAAAGGGTTATTTGCGGTTGAGAAGATTTCATTGATATATAATCTTCTGACATCAATTTTGATTCTCTTTATGTTTCCTCAGATGAGCCATCCGGTGGAAATGTTGTGGGATCGGATTTTAATTACTTTGACAACCTTCTGCTTAATTTACCTTTATCGGCTTGCACCGTGTAAGTTTTCCGCTTTTGTTAGAATCATAGTTCAGATGGGGTTACTGTCTTACTGGTATCCCGACACCTTTGAGTTTAATCGGTTATTCACTAACTTAGATCATTTATTTGCTTCAACGGAACAGTTTATCTTTGGATGTCAGCCGGCAGTAGAGTTCTCTAAGCATCTTCCTTACCAGTGGGTAAGCGAACCGTTGAACTTAGGCTATTTTTCTTATTATCCAATGATTGCTGTCGTAGGAATATATTATTTCTTTCGCAGATTTGATTTGTTTGAGAAATGGTCGTTTGTGATTGTAACCTCTTTTTTTATTTATTATTTCATCTATATCTTTGTTCCTGTTGCCGGACCTCAGTTCTATTTCCCGGCTATTGGAATGGATAATGTTACAAACGGAATTTTCCCGGCTATTGGTAATTACTTTAATACACACCACGAATTGCTTTCCGGACCTGATTATCAGCACGGATTCTTTTATAGCTTGGTTGATGCGTCGCAACAGGTGGGAGAACGGCCTACTGCTGCTTTCCCCAGCTCACACGTTGCAATTTCAACCTTGTTGATGATCTCTGCCTTCCGTGTGAGTAGAAAACTGGGCTCTTTCCTTTTACCATTCTACTTCCTTCTTTGTTGTGCTACGGTCTACATCCAGGCTCACTATCTGATTGATTCAATTGTAGGATTTATTTCAGCCTTCTTTATGTATGTACTTGTTACAAAGATTTATAAGAAGTGGTTTGCCTATCCGCTATTTAAATAG
- a CDS encoding NAD(P)-dependent oxidoreductase has protein sequence MNGSVLVTGASGFIGNFLIKEALKRGYDVWAGVRATSSLEGLQATNINLIELDFAHPATLKVQLSDFKETNRKWNYIIHTAGVTKCKNKNDFDKVNYTGTKNFIETLNLLGMTPDKFIYLSSLSVFGPIHEKGLEPISEEDAPKPNTAYGLSKLHAEEYIQSLPDFPYLIYRPTGVYGPREKDYFLMAKSIQKHVDFAAGLRKQLLTFIYVADLAQAIFLGIQKDVCRKSYFVSDGNVYSSRDFSDLIQKELGNPFVIHIKCPLIILKVISLCAEFFASYSGKSSTLNGDKYKIMKQRNWQCDIAPLVNDLGYTPQYHLEKGVKQVIDWYKKEGWL, from the coding sequence ATGAACGGAAGTGTTTTAGTAACCGGAGCAAGTGGATTTATTGGTAATTTCTTAATAAAGGAAGCCTTGAAAAGGGGATACGATGTGTGGGCTGGAGTAAGGGCAACAAGTAGTCTGGAAGGATTGCAAGCTACTAATATTAATCTGATTGAACTGGATTTTGCACACCCTGCAACACTTAAGGTACAACTGTCTGACTTTAAGGAGACTAATAGAAAATGGAACTATATTATACATACGGCAGGTGTAACAAAATGCAAGAATAAGAATGATTTTGATAAAGTGAATTATACTGGGACAAAAAACTTTATTGAGACTCTGAATCTGCTGGGTATGACTCCCGATAAGTTTATTTACTTAAGTTCCTTAAGTGTTTTCGGGCCTATTCATGAAAAGGGGCTGGAGCCAATATCTGAAGAAGATGCTCCTAAGCCTAATACTGCTTATGGTCTTAGTAAACTTCATGCGGAAGAGTACATTCAGAGCCTTCCTGATTTCCCTTATCTTATTTACCGTCCTACGGGAGTTTATGGTCCTCGCGAGAAGGATTATTTCTTGATGGCAAAATCTATTCAGAAGCATGTGGACTTTGCTGCCGGATTGCGTAAACAGCTACTTACGTTTATTTATGTTGCTGATTTGGCTCAGGCAATTTTCCTCGGAATTCAAAAAGATGTTTGCCGGAAATCTTACTTTGTAAGCGATGGAAATGTTTATTCAAGTAGGGATTTTTCGGATTTAATTCAAAAAGAGCTAGGTAATCCTTTTGTAATACATATTAAATGCCCATTAATTATTTTAAAAGTTATATCTTTGTGCGCTGAATTTTTCGCATCTTATTCAGGGAAGAGTAGTACTCTGAATGGCGATAAATATAAGATAATGAAACAGAGGAACTGGCAATGTGATATTGCCCCTTTGGTAAATGATTTGGGATATACACCTCAGTATCATTTGGAGAAAGGAGTTAAACAAGTTATTGATTGGTATAAAAAAGAAGGATGGCTTTAG